From the genome of Candidatus Omnitrophota bacterium, one region includes:
- a CDS encoding acyl carrier protein → MANISKTDLIEDLRALVAEILESDPSEIDGDANFVKDLGMDSMMALEILAGIEKKYKIVIPEDTLPKFTTLNATAGIVDDIMTGKTSA, encoded by the coding sequence ATGGCAAATATAAGCAAAACTGATCTTATTGAAGATCTACGTGCGCTTGTTGCCGAAATTTTAGAGTCAGATCCATCGGAAATTGACGGGGACGCGAATTTTGTTAAGGACCTTGGGATGGACTCTATGATGGCGTTAGAAATTCTGGCAGGGATTGAAAAGAAATATAAAATTGTAATCCCAGAGGACACATTACCAAAATTTACAACGCTAAATGCAACAGCAGGGATTGTTGACGATATTATGACAGGAAAGACATCTGCGTAA
- a CDS encoding helix-turn-helix domain-containing protein, translated as MAINSLMTIEEVADYLRVKKRTVYDWLKKGKIPAIKTVGQWRFKKEKIDQWLETQNQGGGVWQI; from the coding sequence GTGGCCATTAATTCATTAATGACTATAGAGGAAGTTGCTGATTATTTGCGCGTTAAAAAGCGCACTGTTTATGATTGGTTAAAAAAAGGGAAGATCCCTGCAATTAAAACAGTCGGGCAATGGAGATTTAAAAAAGAGAAAATTGATCAGTGGTTGGAAACTCAGAATCAAGGAGGGGGAGTATGGCAAATATAA
- a CDS encoding acyl-CoA dehydrogenase, whose amino-acid sequence MDYLLTEEQVMLRDLCREITVEKIIPVAGELDKTEKFPWDIVKVMADSDIFGVYIDEKYGGMGGGLMELCIAIEEFSRGCAGIALAFSATALGTDPILLFGSEEQKEKYLPDIASGKKLAAFGITEPAAGSDASAMQTTAKKVGDHYVLNGTKHFITNGGDAEIYTIVAMTNKSKGARGASVFIVEKDTPGFTFGKKEDKMGIRASSTRELIFTDCKIPKENLIGKEGQGFIIAMRTFDMSRPGIGAQALGIAQGSLDVAVKYAKERKQFGKPISSFQGIQFMLADMATQVEAARALVYASARQIDAGVKNLAKDSAMAKMFASDTAMRVSTDAVQILGGYGYMHEYPAEKFMRDAKITQIYEGTNQIQRNIIALNLIKETSK is encoded by the coding sequence ATGGATTATTTATTGACTGAAGAACAAGTGATGCTTCGGGATCTTTGCCGCGAAATCACTGTTGAAAAAATTATCCCAGTCGCTGGAGAGCTTGATAAAACAGAAAAATTTCCTTGGGACATTGTCAAAGTCATGGCCGATTCTGATATTTTTGGCGTATACATCGACGAAAAATACGGCGGCATGGGTGGCGGACTCATGGAGCTATGCATCGCCATTGAAGAATTTTCAAGAGGATGTGCTGGTATCGCCCTTGCCTTTTCAGCCACAGCGCTTGGAACAGACCCTATCCTTTTATTTGGAAGCGAAGAACAAAAAGAAAAATATCTTCCAGACATCGCCTCAGGTAAAAAATTAGCTGCTTTTGGTATCACAGAACCAGCTGCTGGTTCTGATGCCAGTGCCATGCAAACAACCGCTAAAAAAGTCGGCGATCATTATGTCCTAAACGGAACCAAGCATTTTATTACCAATGGTGGTGATGCAGAAATTTACACTATTGTTGCGATGACCAACAAATCAAAAGGTGCCCGCGGCGCTAGTGTTTTTATCGTCGAGAAAGATACTCCTGGATTTACCTTTGGAAAAAAAGAAGACAAAATGGGTATTCGCGCATCTTCTACACGAGAACTTATTTTTACAGATTGTAAAATTCCTAAAGAAAACTTAATTGGCAAAGAAGGCCAAGGATTTATTATTGCCATGCGCACTTTTGATATGTCTCGACCAGGCATTGGCGCTCAAGCTTTAGGAATCGCCCAAGGATCTTTGGATGTTGCCGTCAAATACGCCAAAGAAAGAAAGCAATTTGGAAAACCGATTTCAAGTTTTCAAGGCATTCAATTCATGCTTGCGGATATGGCAACGCAAGTTGAAGCAGCGCGCGCTTTAGTCTATGCCTCTGCACGACAAATTGATGCTGGAGTGAAAAATTTAGCAAAAGATTCGGCCATGGCAAAAATGTTTGCCTCTGATACAGCCATGAGAGTGTCAACAGATGCAGTCCAGATTCTTGGAGGCTACGGATACATGCATGAATATCCTGCAGAAAAATTTATGCGCGATGCCAAAATCACTCAAATCTACGAAGGCACCAATCAAATCCAAAGAAATATTATTGCACTCAACTTAATTAAGGAAACTTCAAAATAA
- a CDS encoding electron transfer flavoprotein subunit beta/FixA family protein produces the protein MNIIVSIKQVPDTTQVRIDPETNTLIREGVESIINPFDTYAIEEGVRLKEKYGGKTIVITMGPPQAEAVLREAISMGCDEGYLISDRAFAGSDTLATGYTLAMAIKKIKDFDIILCGKQASDGDTAQVGPGIATQLDIPQVTYVKKIEEIKDNVARVERMTEEGFDIVRTTLPCLLTVVKEINEPRIPSLKGRMKAKKAIISTWKAIDLDLDEVRLGLMGSPTWVSKIFTPPPRPRGEIFEGEPEDTTTKLTDLLKDRLV, from the coding sequence ATGAATATTATTGTTTCCATTAAACAAGTCCCCGATACAACGCAAGTTCGTATCGACCCAGAAACAAATACGCTCATTCGTGAAGGCGTTGAATCTATTATCAACCCTTTTGATACCTATGCTATTGAAGAAGGTGTGCGCCTCAAGGAAAAATATGGCGGAAAAACCATTGTCATTACCATGGGACCACCTCAAGCCGAAGCTGTTTTGAGAGAAGCTATCTCAATGGGTTGCGACGAAGGCTATCTGATTAGCGATCGCGCATTCGCAGGATCGGATACACTTGCAACAGGATACACGCTTGCTATGGCAATTAAGAAAATTAAAGATTTTGATATTATTCTCTGCGGAAAGCAGGCCTCGGACGGAGATACAGCGCAAGTCGGTCCTGGCATTGCAACACAGTTGGACATCCCTCAAGTCACGTATGTTAAAAAGATTGAAGAAATTAAGGATAACGTTGCTCGTGTTGAACGCATGACCGAAGAAGGTTTTGATATTGTTAGAACAACGCTTCCTTGTCTTTTGACCGTTGTCAAAGAAATCAATGAACCTCGAATCCCTTCCCTAAAAGGGCGAATGAAAGCAAAAAAAGCAATCATCTCAACATGGAAAGCCATCGACCTAGACCTTGATGAAGTGCGCCTTGGGCTAATGGGTTCTCCAACATGGGTTTCAAAAATATTTACTCCACCTCCTCGTCCTAGAGGAGAAATCTTTGAGGGTGAACCAGAAGACACAACAACAAAACTCACTGATTTGCTAAAGGATAGGTTAGTTTAA